One Streptomyces sp. CNQ-509 DNA window includes the following coding sequences:
- a CDS encoding MerR family transcriptional regulator translates to MYGHGAEPARRPQAASAAPDEVGYRGPAACAAAGITYRQLDYWARTGLVEPSVRPANGSGAQRLYGSHDVVVLKIVKRLLDAGVSLQSIRTAVRHLRAAEPAGLRRMTLISDGATVYECTSPDEVVELLQGGQGIFGIAVGVVWSDVQAALAQLHAEHIDTGETLVGQNAADELARRRSRAG, encoded by the coding sequence CTGTACGGGCACGGTGCGGAGCCCGCGAGGCGGCCGCAGGCAGCGTCCGCGGCCCCGGACGAGGTCGGCTACCGGGGACCGGCGGCGTGCGCCGCGGCCGGCATCACGTACCGCCAGCTCGACTACTGGGCCCGCACGGGCCTGGTGGAGCCGAGCGTCCGGCCTGCGAACGGCTCGGGCGCCCAGCGGCTCTACGGCTCCCACGACGTCGTCGTCCTCAAGATCGTCAAGCGGCTGCTGGACGCCGGGGTCTCGTTGCAGAGCATCAGGACGGCCGTGCGCCACCTGCGCGCCGCGGAACCGGCCGGGCTGCGGCGGATGACCCTCATCAGCGACGGCGCCACGGTCTACGAGTGCACGTCACCCGACGAGGTCGTCGAACTGCTCCAGGGCGGCCAGGGGATCTTCGGGATCGCCGTCGGCGTGGTCTGGAGCGACGTGCAGGCGGCCCTCGCGCAGTTGCACGCGGAGCACATCGACACCGGCGAGACGCTGGTCGGGCAGAACGCGGCCGACGAGCTGGCGCGCCGCCGCAGCCGCGCCGGCTGA
- the gcvP gene encoding aminomethyl-transferring glycine dehydrogenase, whose amino-acid sequence MSETNAHRIPLSALERGTPFEQRHIGPDAGDRAKMLAQVGYGSLDELTEAAVPGSIKGTGAFTLPAARSEAEVLAELRGLAARNEVLTSMIGLGYHGTHTPPVILRNVMENPAWYTAYTPYQPEISQGRLEALLNFQTVVSDLTGLPTAGASLLDEGTAAAEAMALSRRVGKVKDGVFLVDADTLPQTVAVLRTRAEPTGVEVVVADLARGIPAEAAERGVFGVLLQYPGASGAVRDLTPVIERAHELGAVVTVAADLLALTLLTSPGSLGADIAVGSSQRFGVPMGFGGPHAGYMSVREKFARSLPGRLVGVSRDTDGAQAYRLALQTREQHIRREKATSNICTAQVLLAVMASMYAVYHGPEGLAAIARRTHRFAAVLAAGLRAGGADVVHDAFFDTVTVRVPGRAAEVTARARNAGVNLRLADADHVGISCDETTVREHLAVVWDAFGVPGRDVGELDAATADALPAGLLRTDEYLTHPVFHRHRSETALLRYLRTLADRDYALDRGMIPLGSCTMKLNATAEMEAVTWPEFAGLHPFAPADQAAGYLTLIRELEEGLAAVTGYDKVSLQPNAGSQGELAGLLAVRAYHRANGDERRTVCLIPSSAHGTNAASAVMAGMKVVVVKTAENGEVDVDDLRAKIGQYGDELAVLMVTYPSTHGVFEEHITEICDAVHAAGGQVYVDGANLNALVGLAGPGKFGGDVSHLNLHKTFCIPHGGGGPGVGPVAVREHLAPYLPNHPLQPAAGPETGVGPVSAAPWGSAGILPISWAYMKLMGEDGLRRASQVAVLGANYVAKRLEPHFPVLYTGPGGLVAHECIVDVRPLTKATGVSIDDVAKRLIDYGFHAPTMSFPVAGTLMIEPTESENLSELDRFCEAMIAIRREIERVGTGEWDKDDNPLVGAPHTAAQLAGEWKHPYGRAEAVFPAGVTPADKYWPPVRRIDGAYGDRNLVCSCPPLDEYDD is encoded by the coding sequence TTGTCCGAGACGAACGCCCACCGCATCCCGCTGTCCGCCCTGGAGCGCGGCACGCCCTTCGAGCAGCGCCACATAGGACCGGACGCGGGCGACCGGGCCAAGATGCTCGCCCAGGTCGGCTACGGCTCGCTGGACGAGCTGACGGAGGCCGCCGTACCCGGCTCGATCAAGGGCACCGGCGCGTTCACGCTCCCCGCGGCCCGCTCCGAGGCCGAGGTGCTGGCCGAGCTGCGCGGCCTGGCGGCGCGCAACGAGGTGCTCACCTCCATGATCGGCCTCGGCTACCACGGCACCCACACGCCGCCGGTCATCCTGCGCAATGTCATGGAGAACCCCGCCTGGTACACGGCGTACACCCCGTACCAGCCGGAGATCTCCCAGGGCCGTCTGGAGGCGCTCCTCAACTTCCAGACCGTCGTCTCCGACCTCACCGGGCTGCCCACCGCCGGCGCCTCCCTGCTCGACGAGGGCACGGCCGCCGCCGAGGCGATGGCCCTCTCCCGGCGCGTCGGCAAGGTCAAGGACGGCGTCTTCCTGGTCGACGCCGACACCCTGCCGCAGACCGTCGCCGTGCTGCGCACCCGCGCGGAGCCGACCGGCGTCGAGGTCGTCGTCGCGGACCTCGCCCGCGGCATCCCCGCCGAGGCCGCCGAGCGCGGCGTCTTCGGCGTGCTGCTGCAGTACCCAGGCGCCTCCGGTGCCGTACGGGACCTCACGCCCGTCATCGAGCGGGCACACGAGCTGGGCGCCGTCGTCACCGTCGCCGCCGACCTCCTGGCGCTCACCCTGCTGACCTCGCCCGGGTCGCTCGGCGCCGACATCGCGGTCGGCTCCAGCCAGCGGTTCGGGGTTCCGATGGGCTTCGGCGGGCCGCACGCCGGCTACATGTCCGTACGCGAGAAGTTCGCGCGCAGCCTGCCGGGGCGGCTCGTCGGCGTCTCCAGGGACACGGACGGCGCGCAGGCGTACCGGCTGGCCCTCCAGACGCGCGAGCAGCACATCCGCCGCGAGAAGGCCACCAGCAACATCTGTACCGCGCAGGTGCTGCTCGCCGTGATGGCGTCGATGTACGCCGTCTACCACGGCCCCGAGGGCCTGGCGGCCATCGCCCGGCGCACCCACCGCTTCGCCGCGGTCCTCGCCGCGGGCCTGCGCGCCGGCGGCGCCGACGTGGTGCACGACGCGTTCTTCGACACCGTCACCGTCCGTGTCCCCGGCCGGGCCGCCGAGGTGACCGCACGCGCCCGCAACGCAGGCGTCAACCTCCGCCTCGCCGACGCCGACCACGTCGGCATCTCCTGCGACGAGACCACGGTCCGCGAGCACCTGGCCGTCGTCTGGGACGCCTTCGGTGTCCCCGGCCGGGACGTCGGCGAGCTGGACGCCGCCACCGCCGACGCGCTGCCCGCCGGTCTGCTGCGCACCGACGAGTACCTGACCCACCCGGTCTTCCACCGGCACCGCTCCGAGACCGCCCTGCTGCGCTACCTGCGCACGCTCGCCGACCGGGACTACGCGCTGGACCGCGGCATGATCCCGCTCGGCTCCTGCACGATGAAGCTCAACGCGACCGCCGAGATGGAGGCCGTCACCTGGCCCGAGTTCGCCGGGCTGCACCCCTTCGCGCCCGCCGACCAGGCCGCTGGCTATCTGACCCTGATCCGCGAGCTCGAGGAGGGCCTGGCCGCCGTCACCGGCTACGACAAGGTCTCCCTGCAGCCCAACGCGGGATCGCAGGGCGAGCTGGCGGGCCTGCTGGCGGTACGGGCGTACCACCGCGCCAACGGCGACGAGCGCCGCACCGTCTGCCTCATCCCGTCCTCCGCGCACGGCACCAACGCCGCCTCCGCGGTGATGGCCGGCATGAAGGTCGTGGTCGTGAAGACCGCGGAGAACGGCGAGGTCGACGTGGACGACCTGCGCGCGAAGATCGGGCAGTACGGCGACGAGCTGGCTGTGCTCATGGTCACCTACCCCTCGACGCACGGCGTGTTCGAGGAGCACATCACGGAGATCTGCGACGCCGTGCACGCCGCCGGCGGCCAGGTGTACGTGGACGGCGCCAACCTCAACGCGCTCGTCGGCCTGGCGGGACCCGGGAAGTTCGGCGGCGACGTCTCGCACCTGAACCTGCACAAGACGTTCTGCATCCCGCACGGCGGCGGCGGCCCCGGTGTCGGCCCGGTCGCCGTCCGCGAGCACCTGGCCCCGTACCTGCCGAACCACCCGCTGCAGCCCGCCGCGGGCCCCGAGACGGGCGTGGGCCCGGTCTCGGCGGCGCCGTGGGGCTCGGCCGGGATCCTGCCGATCTCGTGGGCGTACATGAAGCTCATGGGCGAGGACGGGCTGCGCCGTGCCAGCCAGGTCGCGGTGCTCGGCGCCAACTACGTGGCCAAGCGGCTGGAGCCGCACTTCCCGGTGCTGTACACGGGTCCCGGCGGGCTCGTCGCGCACGAGTGCATCGTCGACGTACGGCCGCTGACCAAGGCGACGGGCGTGTCCATCGACGACGTGGCCAAGCGGCTGATCGACTACGGCTTCCACGCCCCGACGATGTCGTTCCCGGTGGCCGGGACGCTGATGATCGAGCCGACCGAGAGCGAGAACCTGAGCGAACTCGACCGGTTCTGCGAGGCGATGATCGCGATCCGGCGGGAGATCGAGCGGGTCGGCACGGGGGAGTGGGACAAGGACGACAACCCGCTGGTCGGCGCGCCGCACACCGCGGCGCAGCTCGCGGGGGAGTGGAAGCACCCGTACGGGCGTGCGGAGGCCGTCTTCCCGGCCGGGGTGACGCCCGCGGACAAGTACTGGCCGCCGGTGCGCCGGATCGACGGCGCCTACGGCGACCGGAATCTGGTGTGCTCGTGCCCCCCGCTGGACGAATACGACGACTGA
- a CDS encoding PRC-barrel domain-containing protein has protein sequence MQTDIDPRSLIGVRAYDSNGDKLGTVDEVYLDDATGAPQWAALRTGLFHRDAFVPLGPSELADEGLRVPYERELIKDAPDFGVGRHLSPEQELQLYHHYGMTLPPEVAKTRPQQPQDRDFGEVAGSDD, from the coding sequence GTGCAGACCGACATCGACCCCCGGAGCCTGATCGGCGTGCGCGCGTACGACAGCAACGGCGACAAGCTCGGGACCGTCGACGAGGTGTACCTCGACGACGCCACCGGCGCCCCGCAGTGGGCTGCGCTGCGCACGGGTCTCTTCCACCGGGACGCGTTCGTGCCGCTGGGGCCGAGCGAGCTGGCGGACGAAGGGCTGCGGGTGCCGTACGAACGGGAGCTGATCAAGGACGCGCCGGACTTCGGCGTCGGCCGGCATCTCTCCCCCGAGCAGGAACTCCAGCTCTACCACCACTACGGCATGACGCTGCCGCCCGAGGTCGCCAAGACCCGGCCGCAGCAGCCGCAGGACCGGGACTTCGGCGAGGTCGCCGGCTCCGACGACTGA
- a CDS encoding glutamate--cysteine ligase yields the protein MGEKVVAGGFDLSDRRRYRQRLRECLVGLERLLEEKRFDRPQNLMGLEIELNLVGADGMPQMMNTEVLERIASPDFQTELAQFNLEVNIAPHRLAGRVLDQLAEELRTGLWYADRQAREVGAGIVMIGILPTLTAADLVSGNLSEVDRFHRLNEQILAARGEEIHLDLRGVEELTYTTGSIASEAACTSVQMHLQVTPSRFADVWNASQAAAAVQVALGANAPFVFGRELLSESRPELFLQATDTRPPEYRAQGVRPRVWFGERWITEPLELFEENLRYFPSLLPLCSAEDPLRVLDEGGVPELSELVLHNGTVYRWNRPVYDLAGGVPHLRVENRVLPAGPTVTDVVANAAFYYGLVRTLADEQRPVWGRLPFDGAAANFAAACRDGIDATLVWPGRRRLGGVARVPVAKLVRDELLPMAASGLDAWGVDPADRDRYLGVIEERCRRRVNGASWQAAAFHRALGRGLDRGAALAEMTRRYVELTRTEEPVHRWPAD from the coding sequence ATGGGCGAGAAGGTCGTGGCCGGCGGGTTCGACCTGTCCGACCGCCGCCGCTATCGGCAGCGGCTCCGCGAGTGTCTCGTGGGGCTGGAGCGACTGCTGGAGGAGAAGAGATTCGACCGCCCGCAGAACCTGATGGGGCTGGAGATCGAGTTGAATCTCGTCGGTGCGGACGGCATGCCGCAGATGATGAACACGGAAGTGCTGGAGCGCATCGCGAGCCCCGACTTCCAGACCGAGCTGGCCCAGTTCAACCTGGAAGTCAATATCGCGCCCCACCGGCTCGCCGGCCGGGTGCTCGACCAGCTCGCGGAGGAGCTGCGGACCGGGCTGTGGTACGCGGACCGGCAGGCGCGCGAGGTGGGCGCCGGGATCGTGATGATCGGCATCCTGCCGACGCTGACCGCCGCCGACCTGGTCTCCGGCAACCTCTCCGAGGTCGACCGCTTCCACCGGCTCAACGAGCAGATCCTCGCGGCCCGCGGCGAGGAGATCCACCTCGACCTGCGCGGGGTGGAGGAGCTGACGTACACCACCGGCTCCATCGCCTCCGAGGCCGCGTGCACCTCCGTCCAGATGCATCTCCAGGTCACCCCCAGCCGGTTCGCGGACGTCTGGAACGCCTCGCAGGCGGCGGCGGCCGTGCAGGTCGCGCTCGGCGCCAACGCGCCGTTCGTCTTCGGCCGGGAGCTGCTGAGCGAGTCGCGGCCCGAACTCTTCCTCCAGGCCACCGACACCCGGCCGCCGGAGTACCGCGCGCAGGGCGTGCGCCCGCGCGTCTGGTTCGGCGAGCGCTGGATCACCGAGCCGCTGGAGCTGTTCGAGGAGAACCTCCGCTACTTCCCCTCGCTGCTGCCGCTCTGCTCCGCGGAGGACCCACTGCGCGTCCTGGACGAGGGCGGGGTGCCGGAGCTGTCGGAACTGGTGCTCCACAACGGCACCGTCTACCGCTGGAACCGGCCCGTGTACGACCTCGCCGGCGGCGTCCCGCACCTGCGGGTCGAAAACCGGGTGCTGCCCGCGGGGCCGACCGTCACCGACGTCGTCGCCAACGCGGCGTTCTATTACGGCCTCGTGCGCACCCTCGCCGACGAGCAGCGGCCCGTCTGGGGCCGGCTGCCCTTCGACGGCGCGGCGGCCAACTTCGCCGCCGCCTGCCGGGACGGGATCGACGCCACGCTCGTGTGGCCGGGCAGGCGGCGGCTCGGCGGGGTCGCGCGGGTGCCGGTGGCCAAGCTCGTACGGGACGAACTGCTGCCGATGGCCGCCTCCGGGCTCGACGCCTGGGGCGTCGACCCGGCCGACCGGGACCGCTACCTCGGGGTCATCGAGGAGCGCTGCCGGCGCCGGGTCAACGGGGCGTCGTGGCAGGCGGCGGCGTTCCACCGGGCGCTGGGGCGCGGGCTGGACCGGGGGGCGGCGCTCGCGGAGATGACGCGGCGCTACGTGGAGCTGACGCGTACGGAGGAGCCGGTGCACCGCTGGCCGGCGGACTGA
- a CDS encoding substrate-binding domain-containing protein: MGRHSLPDAYGTDEAVLRRSVRGRTVVIATALVLAIGAGAVVAVQTGLLPQDDPCAGADLELAVVASPDIAPVVRRTAQRARATGVKTDGRCLDVEVSARPAAEVAQALRGKDTRPGFQVWIPDSSIWTGMVTAGGGGASIDEVTRLASSPVGMATLQDGARKLGWPEKTYGWAELTDAALGDGAGLRLGTADPAVSATGALALTAMHRAGGKDADTRTAATAKLLSERVEPGDAAVLASLPDSGLDDPKDNDALFLSEQAAFRHNAGASTGGRLDMFYPEGGTVALDYPYTIVDNDAMAMDRVRAASRFQRLLTDGKTTDQLRRQGFRAPDGRLDADLAMAAGGAAPQPFDAPPAEAPAPDEVASVLGMWTVTVQSARLTTVVDVSGSMGELVPGEAGQTRMDVTKNALIQALSQFTGEDEIGLWRFSTRLEGEQDYEEVTGTTRLAQRTDDGASHRELLASAFGSLQPVPDGATGLYDTALAAYERQVKEYAPGRFNAVVLLTDGTNEDPGSISAADLAARLRKTADPERPVGLIAIGIGPDADIEACGRIAEAVGGESYRVTDPKEIHAVLLRAVTDAGAKAALS, encoded by the coding sequence ATGGGACGACACAGCTTGCCCGATGCGTACGGAACGGACGAAGCCGTGCTGCGGCGCAGCGTACGGGGCCGCACGGTGGTCATCGCGACCGCCCTCGTCCTGGCGATCGGGGCCGGAGCGGTGGTCGCCGTGCAGACCGGGCTGCTGCCGCAGGACGACCCGTGCGCGGGTGCGGACCTCGAACTCGCCGTCGTCGCCTCGCCCGACATCGCCCCCGTCGTCCGCAGGACCGCACAGCGGGCCCGCGCCACGGGGGTGAAGACGGACGGCCGCTGCCTGGACGTCGAGGTGAGCGCGCGGCCCGCCGCCGAGGTCGCGCAGGCGCTGCGCGGCAAGGACACCCGGCCCGGCTTCCAGGTCTGGATACCCGACTCCAGCATCTGGACGGGCATGGTCACCGCAGGCGGCGGGGGCGCGAGCATCGACGAGGTGACCCGGCTGGCCAGCTCACCCGTCGGGATGGCGACCCTCCAGGACGGCGCCCGCAAACTGGGCTGGCCGGAGAAGACGTACGGCTGGGCCGAGCTGACGGACGCCGCGCTGGGCGACGGCGCCGGCCTGCGCCTCGGCACCGCGGACCCGGCGGTGAGCGCCACCGGCGCGCTCGCGCTGACGGCGATGCACCGGGCCGGCGGCAAGGACGCGGACACCCGTACCGCCGCGACCGCCAAGCTGCTCTCCGAGCGCGTCGAGCCCGGCGACGCGGCGGTGCTGGCGTCCCTCCCGGACTCCGGTCTGGACGACCCGAAGGACAACGACGCGCTCTTCCTCTCCGAGCAGGCCGCCTTCCGCCACAACGCGGGCGCGAGCACCGGCGGGCGGCTCGACATGTTCTACCCGGAGGGCGGCACGGTCGCGCTCGACTACCCGTACACGATCGTCGACAACGACGCCATGGCGATGGACCGGGTCCGCGCCGCCAGCCGCTTCCAGCGGCTCCTCACCGATGGCAAGACCACCGACCAGCTGCGCCGCCAGGGCTTCCGCGCCCCCGACGGCCGCCTCGACGCGGACCTGGCGATGGCCGCAGGCGGCGCCGCCCCGCAGCCCTTCGACGCCCCGCCCGCCGAAGCGCCGGCCCCCGACGAGGTCGCCTCGGTCCTCGGCATGTGGACGGTCACGGTGCAGAGCGCCCGGCTGACGACGGTCGTCGACGTCTCCGGCTCGATGGGCGAGCTGGTCCCGGGCGAGGCCGGGCAGACCAGGATGGACGTCACGAAGAACGCACTCATCCAGGCGCTCTCCCAGTTCACCGGCGAGGACGAGATCGGCCTGTGGCGGTTCTCCACCCGGCTCGAAGGCGAGCAGGACTACGAGGAGGTCACCGGCACCACGCGGCTGGCCCAGCGCACCGACGACGGCGCCAGCCACCGCGAGCTTCTCGCGAGCGCCTTCGGCAGCCTCCAGCCGGTGCCGGACGGCGCGACGGGCCTGTACGACACGGCGCTTGCGGCGTACGAGCGGCAGGTCAAGGAGTACGCGCCGGGCCGCTTCAACGCGGTCGTACTGCTCACCGACGGCACCAACGAGGACCCGGGCAGCATCTCCGCGGCGGATCTCGCCGCGCGGCTGCGGAAGACCGCGGACCCGGAGCGGCCGGTGGGCCTGATCGCGATCGGCATCGGCCCGGACGCGGACATCGAGGCGTGCGGGCGGATCGCGGAAGCCGTCGGGGGCGAGTCGTACCGGGTGACGGACCCGAAGGAGATCCACGCGGTGCTGCTGCGGGCGGTGACGGACGCCGGCGCGAAGGCGGCGCTGTCCTGA
- a CDS encoding bifunctional nuclease family protein, with amino-acid sequence MNELDVVGVRVEMPSNQPIVLLREVGGDRYLPIWIGPGEATAIAFAQQGMTPARPLTHDLFKNVLDAVGQELSEVRITDLREGVFYAELVFSGGAEVSARPSDAIALALRTGTPIYGSEGVLNDAGISIPDEQEDEVEKFREFLDQITPEDFGTNPQ; translated from the coding sequence GTGAACGAGCTCGACGTTGTGGGTGTCCGGGTGGAAATGCCCTCGAACCAACCGATCGTTCTCCTGCGTGAAGTGGGCGGCGACCGGTACCTCCCCATCTGGATCGGTCCTGGGGAGGCGACGGCGATCGCCTTCGCGCAGCAGGGCATGACCCCCGCGCGCCCGCTGACCCATGACCTGTTCAAGAACGTGCTGGACGCGGTCGGCCAGGAGCTGTCCGAGGTCCGGATCACCGACCTGCGGGAGGGCGTGTTCTACGCCGAGCTGGTCTTCTCCGGCGGCGCCGAGGTGAGCGCCCGCCCCTCCGACGCCATCGCGCTCGCGCTGCGTACCGGCACGCCGATCTACGGCAGCGAGGGCGTGCTCAACGACGCGGGGATCTCGATCCCGGACGAGCAGGAGGACGAGGTGGAGAAGTTCCGCGAGTTCCTCGACCAGATCACGCCCGAGGACTTCGGTACGAACCCCCAGTGA
- a CDS encoding DNA polymerase IV: MRSAPSVLHLDMDAFYAAVEQAAKPSLQGKAVIVGGLGPRGVVATASYEARVFGVHSAMAMGMARRLCPNAAFLIPRFRLYQQVSGQVMALLRELSPLVEPLSLDEAFVDLEAGGTPAEEGACRDVARRLRAGIRAATGLTGSVGLAASKMLAKVASELAKPDGLVVVPPGGERALLGPMNVRTLPGVGPATADTLRRAGITTVGEVTDAGEDEMVRLLGKAHGTGIHVMALGLDARPVVADRDTKSVSVEDTFDVDLTDRVRIRTEVERLARRCVTRLRGAGRSGRTVVLKVRRYDFSTLTRSETLRGPTDDPAVVTEAALRLLDSVETTAGVRLLGVGVSGLADFTQEDLFAQAGQAPEVQHGPVDADGPVALPPPEPPPPPAPAEPEPAAPHWLPGLDVRHAEHGPGWVQGSGVGRVTVRFEVPGSAPGRVRTFAADDPALVPADPLPLVPGG, encoded by the coding sequence GTGAGAAGCGCGCCGTCGGTCCTGCACCTGGACATGGACGCGTTCTATGCCGCCGTCGAGCAGGCCGCCAAGCCGAGCCTCCAGGGCAAGGCCGTGATCGTCGGCGGCCTCGGCCCCCGCGGCGTGGTGGCCACCGCGTCGTACGAGGCCCGGGTCTTCGGGGTGCACTCGGCCATGGCCATGGGCATGGCCCGCAGGCTCTGCCCGAACGCCGCGTTCCTCATCCCCCGCTTCCGGCTCTACCAGCAGGTCAGCGGCCAGGTCATGGCACTGCTCAGGGAGCTGTCGCCGCTGGTGGAGCCGCTGAGCCTGGACGAAGCGTTCGTCGACCTCGAAGCCGGCGGCACGCCCGCGGAGGAGGGGGCGTGCCGGGACGTGGCGCGCCGGCTGCGCGCCGGCATCCGTGCCGCCACCGGCCTCACCGGGTCCGTCGGGCTCGCCGCCTCCAAGATGCTCGCCAAGGTCGCCTCCGAGCTGGCCAAGCCCGACGGGCTCGTCGTGGTCCCGCCGGGCGGCGAGCGGGCGCTGCTCGGGCCGATGAACGTGCGCACGCTGCCCGGCGTCGGCCCGGCGACGGCGGACACGCTGCGCCGGGCCGGGATCACCACGGTCGGGGAGGTCACGGACGCCGGCGAGGACGAGATGGTGCGGCTGCTGGGCAAGGCGCACGGCACCGGGATCCACGTGATGGCGCTGGGCCTGGACGCGCGGCCGGTGGTCGCGGACCGGGACACCAAGTCCGTCTCCGTCGAGGACACCTTCGACGTCGACCTCACCGACCGGGTCCGGATCCGCACCGAGGTCGAGCGGCTGGCACGGCGGTGCGTGACGCGGCTGCGCGGCGCGGGGCGCTCCGGCCGCACGGTGGTCCTCAAGGTCCGGAGGTACGACTTCTCCACCCTCACCCGCTCCGAGACCCTGCGGGGGCCCACGGACGACCCGGCCGTGGTCACCGAGGCGGCGCTGCGGCTGCTGGACAGCGTGGAGACGACCGCGGGCGTGCGGCTGCTGGGCGTCGGCGTGAGCGGGCTCGCGGACTTCACGCAGGAGGACCTGTTCGCGCAGGCCGGTCAGGCGCCGGAGGTGCAGCACGGTCCGGTGGACGCCGACGGTCCGGTGGCGCTGCCGCCGCCGGAGCCGCCCCCGCCGCCCGCCCCGGCGGAGCCGGAGCCGGCGGCGCCGCACTGGCTGCCGGGGCTGGACGTGCGGCACGCGGAGCACGGCCCCGGCTGGGTGCAGGGCAGCGGCGTCGGCCGGGTCACGGTGCGGTTCGAGGTGCCGGGCTCGGCGCCCGGGCGGGTGCGCACGTTCGCCGCGGACGACCCGGCGCTTGTGCCCGCGGACCCGCTGCCGCTGGTGCCGGGCGGCTGA
- a CDS encoding DUF5999 family protein: MCQHQPPCPTAQSTDREAARPVAHHPEQGWSLLCNGVLLFEDTGELLPDGRIIAPHRPPNADDVTAAA, encoded by the coding sequence ATGTGCCAGCACCAGCCACCCTGTCCCACCGCCCAGTCCACCGACCGGGAGGCGGCGCGCCCGGTGGCGCACCATCCGGAGCAGGGCTGGAGCCTCCTCTGCAACGGCGTTCTGCTGTTCGAGGACACCGGCGAGCTGCTGCCCGACGGCCGGATCATCGCGCCGCACCGGCCGCCGAACGCCGACGACGTGACCGCCGCGGCCTGA